AAATCCGCTGGTGAGTCCAATGTCATCCTGGTACCTGCAGAAACCGGAGCTGAAGATTTTTCGTTTTTTGCCAACAAGGTACCTGGCCTGTATTTTTATATTGGTGGTCTACCCAAAGGCAAGGATCCAAAATCCTCGGCTCCACATCATACTCCGGATTTTTATATCGATGACAGTGGATTCATCACAGGCCTAAAAGCGATGGCTAATCTGGTAGTGGATTTTATGGCTATGGAAAAATAGAAAAATTCCGGCTTTTTGGGACCATCTGCTTGGCTGGAGTGACAGGAGAATAAAAAGTTCACTCACAGTAAATAATATGATTACTCCCCGTCAAAGCTGTAAATATCATATGAGAAAATAATATGGCATCATCGAGCAGATCCCCGATCATCAAAGCCTGGCATTGCAATAGAAAAAATCGTACTTTTGTACCTCATTTTTATCTAATTTAGTGATCATGAATATTACTGCCATTTCCAAAAAGCCTTTTCTGCTGATTGTAGCCCTTGGATTGACTTTGACTGCATTTACTCAAAATACGCCTTATAAAGCTACTCATGAAGGCTGGCTGGTGTCCATTGATGAAGCATTTGCCCTATCTAAGAAAACCGGCAAACCTATCATGGCCAATTTTACAGGAAGTGATTGGTGTGGTTGGTGTAAAAGGCTATCAGCCGCTGTATTTTTACAACCTGACTTTAAAAAATGGGCTGATAAAAATGTGGTTTTGCTGGAATTGGATTTTCCCAGGGGCATAAAAATCCCTGACGCGATCCGTGCACAAAATCAATCTTTACAACAGGCGTTTAATGTCAGTGGCTATCCTACTATATGGGTATTTGACCTTGATAAAGAGAAAGGCACCGGCCAATTTAGCATCAGGGCATTAGGGAAGACTGGTTATGTGCCAACCGTACAGGAATTTACTTCCGGCGTAGATCAGATGATCGCCAAAAGGGTGAAAGTGTAGTCCGTTACATATTATATTCTCCATTTTTAAATTCACCCATCCAGAAGTTATTCTTATTGAACATGCCCCAATTGAATGAAAGTATTAACTACAGGACAATTTCATGGGCAAACTAATAAAATCCATACATTAGACGGTATCACCCTGACAGATACAGAATACACGCAAGCCAAAGTGGATTGGCACTATCATGAGAATGCATATTTCACCTTTATACTCCAAGGTCAGGTATTAGAAGGCAATAAAAAAGAAATTTATACCTGCACACCCAGCAGCCTGTTGTTTCACCATTGGCAAGAGCCGCATTATAATATTAAGCCAGAGGGGTATACAAGAGGCTTTCATATTGAAATTGAAAAACAATGGTTTGAAAAATATGATTTAAGAGACCATCACTTAGAAGGCAGTTTTAATATTTCCAGCCCGGAAATCAAACTATTACTGTATAAGATATTTGGTGAAAGCAAACAGTTGGATGTGGCTTCTATATTATCTATTGAATGCCTATTGTTACAGGGTCTGTCCGAACTAAATCATCAGCAAAAAAATATCACCAGCAAAAAACCTTTGTGGGTTGAAAAGCTCAGGGCTATACTTCAGGAGGAATCCAATCGGAATCTATCCCTTCATAGCCTTGTTCAAACCTTAGATATCCACCCTGTCCACTTGTCCAGGTGTTTTCCAAAATACTTTAACTGCACCCTCGGTGAATATATCCGGAAGGTAAGGATTGAAAAAGCAATTTCCCTGCTGCCCATCAAAAAATACTCTCTGACTGAAATCGCGTTTGAATGTGGCTTTGCAGACCAAAGTCATTTTACAAGAAATTTTAAGGAGCTTGTTGGCTTCAATCCGCTTGCCTATCGCAGGATATTATTGAGTTAAGCTTACTTGTTTTAAACTAGTGTTAATCTCATTCTATTTTCACAATAGCCTTTAGGATATTTTTGCAATTAATAATTACTCAAGCTATGAAGTATTGTATTGTTTTTTTGTTAATGAGCTTTGCGAATTGTTTTCAAGCCGGTGGTCATGACAACATCATAGTGCCTGAAGACTTCGTAAAGACAGAGGGCATTACCTTACCCATACATCAGGCCAATATTGGTAAAATAGCATTCACTGACCGATCGTACCCTCCGCAAGAGCTCAAAGAAACTGATTTTATGCAATCTTATGTATTGACTAATAAAAGCGATTTGTTTATCACTGTGTTTTTAGGGAATTCTTTGACCAATTATCTGCATGTACTATCACCTGACTCAAAAACAGAAGAACTAACAAAGAATGGAAATTTTCAATTTAAAATGATGGTGGATGGTAAAAAAATCTATGAAAGCAATCTTCATCCCGGTGCTCCATATCCAAAAATTAAAGATACCGCTACTATTATTACCAAACCGCTCATCGACAATCAACATGAAGGTGGATGGTGGAGTCAATCATTTTGGGGAAGATTTATGCATTTTGGAGGAGACAGTGCGATGACTGAAGGGCCTCATAGATTGAGACTAGAGGTCAGACCCTATATCAATATTGGATCAGGAGTGAAAGTAGGCGAACTGATGGCAGCTGGCGAACTGGATATCCAAGTCAAACTAAAACCTGAGATCGACATTTCAAATATTCACTTGACTCCTTTAAAACCATATGATGGATTTGATATCTCACAGGATGACTTTAACCAATCTCTAATGAAAGAAATGATGGGTAATGTCAATGAATCAGTATTTAGGCATATCAGCAGCGTGGTCGTCATCAAAGATGGCAAGCTTTTGTTCGAAGAATATTTTAATGGGGAAAACAGGAATACCCTTCATGATCCGAGATCTGTGGGCAAATCCTTTGCATCTACGATGACCGGGATAGCTCTAAACGAAGGGTATCTAAAAAGTGTGCATCAATCGCTCAAGGAATTTTATCCTTTTAAATCATTTGCAAACTACTCTTCGGAAAAGGAAGCATTATCCATTGAAGATCTATTGACGATGAGTGCTGTTTTGGATGGAAATGACGACGACTATGATTCTCCAGGTAATGAGGAGAATATGTATCCTACAAATGACTGGGTAAAATTTACCCTGGACCTGCCGGTCAATCTCACCAGGCCCAAAGACGAATGGCATTATTTTACTGCAGGAGTGGTGGTCTTGGGAGATATTCTACACAAGTCAGTACCTGGTGGTCTTGAAGCATATGCTAACCAAAAGCTGTTCAAACCCTTAAACATCACCGACTACCAATGGCAGTATACTCCTCAGCATGTAGTCAATACCGCCGGTGGCATACAATTGAGAGCGCTTGACTTTGCAAAATATGGACAGCTATATAAAAACAAGGGTAATTGGCATGGTGAACAAATCATTCCCCGATCATGGATCGATCACACATTTTCAAAGCACAGAATGATTCCAGGAAGAGAAGACGAATACTACGGCTATTTGTTTTGGAATAAAAAATTTAAAATTAAAGATAAAACTTATGAGACTTTCTATTGTACGGGCAATGGAGGCAATAAAATATATGTGTTTAAAGATCAGCCTTTGGTCATAGTAGTCACTGCCACGGCCTATGGAGCTCCTTATGCACACCCGCAGGTAGATCGGATGATGACTGAATTTATATTGCCTGCATTGTTAAAATAAAGAGAGCATAATAAAACTACCATATCCCAGAAGAGGAATTGTTTACTTAAAAGGGTCCTATTAGATGATCACCGCTTTTTCACATCAATTCTTGAGGCAACGCAATATTTCTGATTACCTGTTGCATATTAAGTCCATGCTCATGCAAGATTCTGTTAAATCCAACTGCTCTACTCGTCAGTGTAGGTTGGCTAAAAGTGAGATAGATTTCATTTTCGCTTTGATTGATAATACTCTCCCGAATGGCTGATCTCAAATGCACAGTTATGTCTTTGTCGGGATAAGTTAGAAGGTAAAACAAAGTAAGTCTCGTCTTTAAGTTTTGAACGTAGGTATCCTGATAAAATAATTTCCTGGAAGGGCGATTTAATGATCCTGCAATCGCCCAGGCAGCGAGATACCCGCTATAAATGGCCATGGTAATACCCTCCGTGTTCTTCATGCGTGCTAGTATCAGTGGTCTTATTCTCGTGATTATTTATCTGACAGGAATAGATAATCATGATCAATAAAAATTAACAGCTTAGTTTTATGAAAAAACGTAAAGTTAATTGAAAGCATATGATTAAAAACATTCTTCCGGATTCCATTACCCTGTCCTCTGAAGCAAGTATGGTCTGCGGGTCAAAATAGAATCTGGCACACTTGAAAAAAAGACATCGATTCAATATCTCCGATAAATATCCTCCAACCTGATAGAGTCCCCGCCCTCGCCCAAAACCTTCAAGTCATATCGGATATTTACCCTGGTGCCAACAGGTGCGTGATAATATATGCGCCAGGCATCAGCTTCTGAGGTACCTATGCAGCCATTGGACCAGGGTTTGCTGAGCGTGGTCGGATTGGTCGTCGGATGTATCATATCTCCGTTGCGTACGCCATTGATTTCAGTTTCTAACCAAGGTATAAGTGGCATTTCGGTGACAATGCCGTCATCCCTTTTAGTTTGAGTAAAATGTTTTCCATCCACCGGATTGATAAAATATGGCTCACGTTCTATGCGGTAGATATGGCCTGAACCGAGATCAGTCTGTAAGCTTACTGCTCTGCCTACCAAAGCCAGGTAACGGATTCTGTTTTGACCGACTCGTACAGGAAAGGTATATTTTAGAACATTTCCCTCGTATATCCTGAGCTTAAACTCCGGCACATTGACATCGATCCAGGTAGAATCCAACTTTCTTTGAATTTGAGCTATTTGCTCCCGGTCAGGGATCAGGAGACTGTCCCCTTTTTTAAATATGGTCAGCGTTCTTTGGTCTTTAACGAGGACACCACGAGATCTCATAGTATAATAATCTGTGGCGGCGAGAGAGTCTATTATCCATGGATTGGCCTGGACCAATATATGCTCAGTCAATAGGTGATCCATCGCTGTGTCATACTGGTGTACGATACTGTCGATGAAACAAAAATATGCTGCCACAGTCACCAATTTCTCAAATGGGGGTGTGTACAGAACAGATTGCAAACCGGAGCCAGGCACTTTACCTTCCACTTTTAGGGTATCCTGAGATACAAGTTTAGCACCAAGGTCCTTTTCCTTACAATTAGACATGACCATTATCCATATCAATACGGTGGGATAAAGCCATAAAGCAGCGTAGGTTTTTACATAATGCATGAGTACAAGTCTACACTTTATCAAACTTCAAGTTTAAACGTGTTTTCATGACCCTGAGCTGATGAGGATCAGAAAGTTGCCTGCTTAACCTGGATATCTACATAACTCCTTTAGGAACATATAGATCTTTATAAGTCATGCCAGCTGCTTTCAGTACTTCGATCACATACATAGAGGCATCCATTTTAGAAGCAGGAACCAGATTGGCAATAGTGAATCTGCACCCTTTGGCTTTGGCCAGCTTGAGCACTTCGGCAGATGGAGTCCTGGCTTCATTGTCTATCTCTATAGCTACGCTATTCTTTTTAGCCAGATCTATCAGGGCTGAGGCATTTTTAGTCGTGAGGGCTTCTCCATGATGTGACCAGATATTGATTTTGCCGGAAGACAACAAAGCCCTTGCCTCCTTGAGGTCCTTGCTTTCAGCCACGGTGTAATCTTCACTGCCCGGTTGATGGGTATCAATAGTGAGTGCATTTACACGTATCCCTTTGAACACAGGTTGAGCTCCTATATTATTTAGTTCAGCAGCTTGAGCAGGGTCCCTGACGATAGAAACATTGATACCGGATTGATAACAATAGACTACCAGCGCATCTGTACTTAAATCGGTATGCGGATTAAGATCGATGAAGGCAAACTGGCGGCTTTGCAGCACTGCCATACTATCTTGCCAGGGTCCAAATGCTGCGGCTATAGTATTGGAAACTGCATCATCGGGCAATCGTCTGACTTTAAAACTTTTGTACTGCATCTTACTCAGTGAATCATGTCCTTGAAGACAAAAAGTACCGCTGCTCAATTTTTTTCCATTAAAATCATCCGGCTCGGTGTAGTCTACTGTTTTTAGGCCATTGAGCCAGATCTGTACGTGTTTGCCTTCTACCAAAGCACGGGTCTCGTACCATTCATTATCCTCAACAAAAGATTTGTACACATTTCGAATACCGTATAAGCTACCCGCTTTTTTAAGCTCTACGTAATCACCTTCGCCAATATGGCTATTGTTGACCTGGATCTCCATACCTGTTGAAGGCCAGCC
The window above is part of the Saprospiraceae bacterium genome. Proteins encoded here:
- a CDS encoding DUF1080 domain-containing protein; this encodes MKINIFSILLLTFLIALSCKNEKAPATADPAPANSEWVELISGKDMTGWKSSTENVGTWTVVDGMLQAVGKRNHLFYVGDQLKDSFKNFELIATVKTFPLANSGIYFHTHYQETGWPSTGMEIQVNNSHIGEGDYVELKKAGSLYGIRNVYKSFVEDNEWYETRALVEGKHVQIWLNGLKTVDYTEPDDFNGKKLSSGTFCLQGHDSLSKMQYKSFKVRRLPDDAVSNTIAAAFGPWQDSMAVLQSRQFAFIDLNPHTDLSTDALVVYCYQSGINVSIVRDPAQAAELNNIGAQPVFKGIRVNALTIDTHQPGSEDYTVAESKDLKEARALLSSGKINIWSHHGEALTTKNASALIDLAKKNSVAIEIDNEARTPSAEVLKLAKAKGCRFTIANLVPASKMDASMYVIEVLKAAGMTYKDLYVPKGVM
- a CDS encoding serine hydrolase; this encodes MKYCIVFLLMSFANCFQAGGHDNIIVPEDFVKTEGITLPIHQANIGKIAFTDRSYPPQELKETDFMQSYVLTNKSDLFITVFLGNSLTNYLHVLSPDSKTEELTKNGNFQFKMMVDGKKIYESNLHPGAPYPKIKDTATIITKPLIDNQHEGGWWSQSFWGRFMHFGGDSAMTEGPHRLRLEVRPYINIGSGVKVGELMAAGELDIQVKLKPEIDISNIHLTPLKPYDGFDISQDDFNQSLMKEMMGNVNESVFRHISSVVVIKDGKLLFEEYFNGENRNTLHDPRSVGKSFASTMTGIALNEGYLKSVHQSLKEFYPFKSFANYSSEKEALSIEDLLTMSAVLDGNDDDYDSPGNEENMYPTNDWVKFTLDLPVNLTRPKDEWHYFTAGVVVLGDILHKSVPGGLEAYANQKLFKPLNITDYQWQYTPQHVVNTAGGIQLRALDFAKYGQLYKNKGNWHGEQIIPRSWIDHTFSKHRMIPGREDEYYGYLFWNKKFKIKDKTYETFYCTGNGGNKIYVFKDQPLVIVVTATAYGAPYAHPQVDRMMTEFILPALLK
- a CDS encoding L,D-transpeptidase, whose amino-acid sequence is MHYVKTYAALWLYPTVLIWIMVMSNCKEKDLGAKLVSQDTLKVEGKVPGSGLQSVLYTPPFEKLVTVAAYFCFIDSIVHQYDTAMDHLLTEHILVQANPWIIDSLAATDYYTMRSRGVLVKDQRTLTIFKKGDSLLIPDREQIAQIQRKLDSTWIDVNVPEFKLRIYEGNVLKYTFPVRVGQNRIRYLALVGRAVSLQTDLGSGHIYRIEREPYFINPVDGKHFTQTKRDDGIVTEMPLIPWLETEINGVRNGDMIHPTTNPTTLSKPWSNGCIGTSEADAWRIYYHAPVGTRVNIRYDLKVLGEGGDSIRLEDIYRRY
- a CDS encoding thioredoxin family protein, which codes for MNITAISKKPFLLIVALGLTLTAFTQNTPYKATHEGWLVSIDEAFALSKKTGKPIMANFTGSDWCGWCKRLSAAVFLQPDFKKWADKNVVLLELDFPRGIKIPDAIRAQNQSLQQAFNVSGYPTIWVFDLDKEKGTGQFSIRALGKTGYVPTVQEFTSGVDQMIAKRVKV
- a CDS encoding helix-turn-helix transcriptional regulator yields the protein MKVLTTGQFHGQTNKIHTLDGITLTDTEYTQAKVDWHYHENAYFTFILQGQVLEGNKKEIYTCTPSSLLFHHWQEPHYNIKPEGYTRGFHIEIEKQWFEKYDLRDHHLEGSFNISSPEIKLLLYKIFGESKQLDVASILSIECLLLQGLSELNHQQKNITSKKPLWVEKLRAILQEESNRNLSLHSLVQTLDIHPVHLSRCFPKYFNCTLGEYIRKVRIEKAISLLPIKKYSLTEIAFECGFADQSHFTRNFKELVGFNPLAYRRILLS